Proteins from one Coffea arabica cultivar ET-39 chromosome 8c, Coffea Arabica ET-39 HiFi, whole genome shotgun sequence genomic window:
- the LOC113706594 gene encoding premnaspirodiene oxygenase-like: MELPFTFISLFLFLAFVLSLIKVLKRLKTTQKLPPSPWKLPLIGHMHHLVGSPSHQGLRDLARKHGALMHLQMGEIPSIVVSSPRLAEEIMKTHDLSFADRAEFLSGKIVGYNCTDIASCQYGDYWRQMRKICTLELLSVKRVRSYGFIRQEEASVLVASIKALASAGELINVTEKLTSYTSSTVCRAAFGRVSKDNYLAFLPLVREINSLSGSFNISDQFPSLKILHPLMSLKNKLLDVHHKADRVLDHVIEKHRAKTEPAIGETDQEDLVDVLLRVKEGGNLQFPITNDNIKAVIMDIFLGGTETSSTTVEWTMSELMRNPRAMVKAQREVRKAFVGKKTIEETDIQELKYLKSVIKETLRLHPPVPLLVPRECRQETEIDGYIIPIKTRVIVNAWAIGRDPEYWDDPESFKPERFEDSSVDFSGCHFQYVPFGAGRRICPGISFGLANVELPLALLLYHFDWKLPNGLKPNDLDMTETMGVTAPRKDNLRLLATVYDASLDVSAET; encoded by the exons ATGGAACTTCCCTTCACCTtcatttctctctttcttttcctagccTTTGTTTTAAGTCTCATCAAGGTATTGAAGAGATTAAAAACAACCCAGAAACTACCACCATCTCCATGGAAGCTACCTTTGATTGGACATATGCATCATCTGGTAGGTTCCCCATCGCATCAAGGTCTCAGAGACTTAGCTCGGAAGCATGGAGCTTTGATGCACCTTCAGATGGGTGAAATTCCTTCAATTGTTGTGTCGTCTCCACGTTTAGCCGAGGAGATTATGAAAACACACGATCTTTCCTTTGCGGATCGGGCAGAGTTTCTTTCAGGTAAGATCGTAGGCTATAACTGTACTGATATTGCTAGCTGCCAATATGGTGATTACTGGAGACAAATGCGTAAGATATGCACCCTGGAACTTCTAAGTGTTAAGCGTGTCCGATCATATGGCTTCATCCGGCAAGAAGAGGCTTCTGTTCTTGTTGCATCGATTAAGGCTCTGGCTAGTGCTGGAGAGCTAATCAATGTTACGGAAAAACTAACCTCATATACAAGTTCTACTGTTTGCAGAGCAGCATTTGGGAGAGTAAGCAAAGATAATTACTTGGCATTTTTGCCACTAGTCAGGGAAATAAATAGCCTTTCTGGTTCTTTCAACATTTCTGATCAGTTTCCATCCCTCAAGATTCTTCATCCACTCATGTCACTGAAGAATAAGCTGTTGGATGTCCACCACAAGGCAGACAGAGTATTGGACCACGTAATTGAGAAGCATAGAGCAAAGACAGAACCAGCCATAGGTGAAACTGACCAAGAAGATCTAGTTGATGTTCTTCTAAGAGTTAAAGAAGGTGGTAACCTTCAGTTCCCAATTACCAACGATAACATCAAAGCTGTTATCATG GATATTTTTCTAGGGGGAACTGAAACTTCATCTACAACAGTGGAATGGACGATGTCCGAGCTGATGAGAAATCCAAGAGCGATGGTCAAGGCACAAAGGGAAGTACGGAAAGCCTTCGTAGgaaagaaaacaattgaagaaaCTGATATTCAAGAATTGAAGTACCTAAAGTCGGTGATCAAAGAAACTTTGAGGCTACACCCTCCTGTCCCTCTATTGGTTCCCAGAGAATGCAGGCAAGAAACCGAGATTGATGGGTATATCATTCCCATCAAGACAAGAGTTATAGTTAATGCCTGGGCGATCGGAAGAGACCCCGAGTATTGGGATGATCCAGAAAGTTTCAAACCAGAGAGATTCGAGGACAGTTCCGTTGATTTCAGTGGATGTCACTTTCAATATGTTCCATTTGGTGCTGGAAGGAGGATTTGCCCAGGAATTTCATTTGGTTTAGCAAATGTTGAGCTTCCCTTGGCTCTTCTGCTCTACCATTTCG